A genomic window from Pyxicephalus adspersus chromosome 2, UCB_Pads_2.0, whole genome shotgun sequence includes:
- the CAV1 gene encoding caveolin-1 isoform X1: MSGGKYIDEEGVLYTTPIIRDQGNIYKPNNKVMADDNEKPTHDVLTKEIDLVNRDPKHLNDDVVKIDFEDVIAEPEGTHSFDGIWKASFTTFTVTKYWFYRLLSAIFGIPLSLIWGIYFAILSFLHIWAVVPCIKSYLIEIQCISRVYSICIHTFCDPLFEAIGRVFSFVRLTVRKEV; encoded by the exons GGTGTCCTGTATACAACTCCCATCATCCGAGATCAAGGCAACATCTATAAACCCAACAACAAAGTCATGGCAGACGACAACGAGAAGCCCACCCATGATGTGCTCACTAAGGAGATCGACCTGGTCAACAGGGACCCCAAACACCTGAATGACGATGTGGTGAAG ATTGACTTTGAAGACGTGATTGCAGAACCTGAGGGGACCCATAGCTTTGATGGCATTTGGAAAGCAAGCTTCACTACATTCACTGTGACTAAATATTGGTTCTACCGCTTACTGTCTGCAATCTTTGGAATACCATTGTCACTTATCTGGGGCATTTATTTTGCCATCCTGTCATTCCTGCACATCTGGGCTGTAGTTCCATGCATAAAGAGCTACTTGATTGAAATTCAATGTATCAGCCGAGTCTACTCCATCTGCATCCACACGTTCTGTGATCCATTGTTTGAAGCAATTGGCAGGGTGTTCAGTTTTGTTCGACTTACTGTACGCAAAGAAGTATAG
- the CAV1 gene encoding caveolin-1 isoform X2: MADDNEKPTHDVLTKEIDLVNRDPKHLNDDVVKIDFEDVIAEPEGTHSFDGIWKASFTTFTVTKYWFYRLLSAIFGIPLSLIWGIYFAILSFLHIWAVVPCIKSYLIEIQCISRVYSICIHTFCDPLFEAIGRVFSFVRLTVRKEV, from the exons ATGGCAGACGACAACGAGAAGCCCACCCATGATGTGCTCACTAAGGAGATCGACCTGGTCAACAGGGACCCCAAACACCTGAATGACGATGTGGTGAAG ATTGACTTTGAAGACGTGATTGCAGAACCTGAGGGGACCCATAGCTTTGATGGCATTTGGAAAGCAAGCTTCACTACATTCACTGTGACTAAATATTGGTTCTACCGCTTACTGTCTGCAATCTTTGGAATACCATTGTCACTTATCTGGGGCATTTATTTTGCCATCCTGTCATTCCTGCACATCTGGGCTGTAGTTCCATGCATAAAGAGCTACTTGATTGAAATTCAATGTATCAGCCGAGTCTACTCCATCTGCATCCACACGTTCTGTGATCCATTGTTTGAAGCAATTGGCAGGGTGTTCAGTTTTGTTCGACTTACTGTACGCAAAGAAGTATAG